One part of the Bacteroidales bacterium genome encodes these proteins:
- a CDS encoding CapA family protein: MSLKRKILLVALSIVLLLVVVAFILNPFLKAGNKFGKTNLSSEKDSVTFWVTGDAMMHMPQYKAALNHETGLTEFDSCFTLIRPILNKADVRMVNFETTLAGKPYSGFPRFSAPKEFPDALCRAGFNLFLFANNHCNDKGKAGILGNINYADSVKIWHTGIFKDSADRKSRYPLMLNINNWKIAVLNYTYGTNGFTEPKPLVINRIDSTQILKDILTAKLYNADAILAAMHWGEEYQHKQNFKQKQIASFLLENGVDVIIGSHPHIVQPIELVTPIGSMNEKLVIWSLGNFISNQNDQYTDAGLLVGFTLKKDLHNKTIVSNVKYVPLYRMRFLSKKPGYFMMPGILTEKNIDSWLPNSEIKEDFISVMKDTRKKVNTSERIVEVEN, translated from the coding sequence ATGTCATTAAAAAGAAAAATCCTTTTAGTCGCTCTGTCAATAGTTCTTTTGCTTGTTGTTGTTGCTTTTATTTTAAATCCGTTTTTAAAAGCAGGAAATAAATTTGGAAAAACAAATCTATCTTCTGAAAAAGATTCTGTAACTTTTTGGGTTACTGGTGATGCTATGATGCATATGCCGCAATATAAAGCTGCATTAAATCATGAAACAGGATTAACAGAGTTTGACTCTTGCTTTACGCTAATACGCCCTATACTCAATAAAGCAGATGTGCGTATGGTGAATTTCGAAACTACTTTGGCTGGGAAGCCTTATTCAGGATTTCCTAGATTTAGCGCTCCAAAAGAGTTTCCTGATGCGTTATGCAGAGCCGGTTTTAATTTGTTTTTATTTGCGAATAATCATTGCAATGATAAAGGTAAAGCTGGAATTTTAGGAAATATTAATTATGCCGATAGTGTTAAAATATGGCATACAGGCATTTTTAAAGATTCAGCAGATCGCAAAAGCCGTTATCCGCTAATGTTGAATATAAATAATTGGAAAATAGCAGTACTTAATTATACTTATGGAACGAATGGATTTACAGAACCCAAGCCATTGGTGATTAATCGAATTGATTCCACTCAAATTTTAAAAGATATTCTTACTGCAAAATTATATAATGCTGATGCTATTTTAGCTGCTATGCATTGGGGAGAAGAATATCAACACAAGCAAAATTTTAAGCAAAAACAAATAGCAAGTTTCTTGTTGGAAAATGGCGTTGATGTTATTATTGGAAGCCACCCGCATATTGTTCAACCTATTGAATTGGTTACTCCAATTGGTAGTATGAATGAAAAATTGGTAATTTGGTCGCTGGGAAATTTTATATCAAACCAAAATGATCAATATACAGATGCGGGATTGTTAGTGGGATTTACTTTAAAAAAAGATTTGCATAATAAAACTATTGTTAGCAATGTTAAATATGTTCCTCTGTACAGAATGAGATTTTTGAGCAAAAAGCCAGGATATTTTATGATGCCCGGAATTTTAACGGAAAAAAACATTGATAGTTGGCTTCCTAATTCAGAGATAAAAGAAGATTTTATTTCAGTCATGAAAGATACTCGTAAAAAAGTTAATACAAGTGAAAGAATAGTTGAAGTGGAAAATTAA
- a CDS encoding helix-turn-helix transcriptional regulator: MNSQKSAFQDAIIQKIKQLRTDHNISQLALSDILEISSGQVGNIESSRFQHKYTLKQIYTFCTHIGYPIENVFLTAEEISAVNHIDLLIQKIIEYDE, from the coding sequence ATGAATAGTCAAAAATCAGCATTTCAAGATGCTATTATTCAAAAAATAAAACAACTACGTACCGACCATAATATTAGCCAATTAGCATTAAGTGATATTTTGGAAATATCAAGTGGACAAGTAGGCAATATTGAAAGTTCGCGTTTTCAACACAAATACACACTCAAACAAATTTATACATTTTGCACACATATTGGCTATCCCATAGAAAATGTTTTTTTAACTGCCGAGGAAATATCAGCAGTAAATCATATTGATTTATTAATTCAAAAAATTATTGAATATGACGAATAG
- a CDS encoding FAD-binding protein, whose protein sequence is MYQNQENINKNLQELKKNFSGEILSDKTHKILYATDASAYREIPIGVAYPKNKNDLKELISFAIENKITLIPRAAGTSIAGQVVGNGLVVDVSKQFTKIIQVNKDEKWVIVQPGVILDELNRELEKYGLFFAPETSTGSRCNIGGMVGNNSCGAHSLIYGSTRDHLISAKVLLSDGTEAEFKELSSEEFDEKLKLKTLEGDLYRNINAILSKKENAERIKKEFPDPSINRRNTGYAIDLLLNSEQFGGKEKFNFCKILAGSEGTLAFITEVKLNLLEIPKAEKALICVHCDTLEASLKANLIALKYNPASVELMDKAILDLTKENIAQNKNRFFVKGDPAAILIVEFLEKNSSEIADKAKAMENEMRELGFGYHFPMITGADIKKVWALRKAGLGVLSNMPGDYKPTPVIEDTAVNVEVLPQYIAEFNMLLQKYNLKCVYYAHIGTGELHLRPVLNMHTQEGVDLFYKIAKETAFLVKKYKGSLSGEHGDGRLRGEFIPIMIGEENYNLLRNIKKTWDANGIFNYGKITDTPSIVSSLRYEPDKAVVNIKTFYDFSKDNGFLRAIEKCNGSGDCRKTHLADGGMCPSYQATLDEKNTTRARANVLRELITNSNKKNPLNQREIYDVLDLCLCCKLCKSECPSSIDMAKLKTEFLQHWYKSHPARIRSMAIAYINTLNKMAMPFSRIYNYAVKNPMISKIIKKTLNFATERSLPTLNKITLRKWAGRELPKLNRLSPGHNGTVNFFIDEFTNTNDVHIGIKAISLLCMLGYRVEIPKHKQSARTFISKGFLKKAKKIIDKNIEILYPVVSKEIPLVGLEPSAILGFRDEYPELCSESLREKAKTLSENALLIDEFLLREFEKDKIKKSSFTEEKKEILFHGHCQQKALIGTDVTKKILSLPSYYSVKEISSGCCGMAGSFGFEKEHYEISMKVGELVLFPEIRKANNSTIIVASGTSCRHQIKDGTGKIALHPVEVLFDAIV, encoded by the coding sequence ATGTATCAAAATCAAGAAAATATAAATAAAAATTTACAAGAACTTAAGAAAAATTTTTCGGGTGAAATTTTATCAGATAAAACGCATAAAATACTGTATGCTACTGATGCTTCGGCATATCGCGAAATTCCTATAGGGGTTGCTTATCCTAAAAATAAAAACGACTTAAAAGAGCTAATTTCTTTTGCAATTGAAAATAAAATCACATTGATTCCGCGTGCAGCAGGTACTTCTATTGCGGGACAAGTGGTTGGAAATGGCTTAGTTGTAGATGTTTCAAAGCAATTTACAAAAATAATTCAAGTTAATAAAGATGAAAAATGGGTTATAGTGCAGCCCGGAGTTATTTTAGATGAGCTAAATCGTGAATTAGAAAAGTACGGACTTTTTTTTGCTCCTGAAACTAGCACTGGATCTCGCTGTAATATTGGTGGTATGGTTGGCAACAACTCATGCGGAGCTCATAGCCTTATTTATGGCTCAACTCGCGACCATCTTATTTCTGCAAAGGTGTTGCTAAGCGATGGAACTGAAGCCGAATTTAAAGAATTGAGCAGCGAAGAATTTGACGAAAAATTGAAACTAAAAACATTGGAAGGCGACTTGTATCGCAATATAAATGCAATTTTATCTAAAAAAGAAAATGCTGAGCGAATAAAAAAAGAATTTCCAGATCCTTCTATAAATAGGCGTAATACAGGTTATGCTATTGATTTGCTTTTGAATAGCGAGCAGTTTGGCGGTAAAGAGAAGTTTAATTTTTGCAAAATCCTTGCTGGCTCTGAAGGTACGCTTGCTTTTATTACTGAAGTAAAGCTAAATTTATTGGAAATTCCTAAAGCTGAAAAAGCCTTGATTTGCGTACATTGCGACACTTTAGAAGCATCTTTGAAGGCGAATTTAATTGCTCTTAAATATAATCCAGCTTCTGTAGAGTTGATGGATAAAGCTATTTTAGACCTCACAAAAGAAAATATTGCACAAAATAAAAATCGCTTTTTTGTAAAAGGAGACCCCGCTGCAATTTTAATAGTTGAGTTTTTAGAAAAAAATTCAAGTGAAATTGCTGATAAAGCCAAAGCAATGGAAAATGAAATGCGAGAATTGGGCTTTGGATACCATTTCCCGATGATTACTGGTGCTGATATTAAAAAAGTGTGGGCGTTGAGGAAAGCAGGATTAGGTGTGTTAAGCAATATGCCTGGTGATTATAAGCCAACACCTGTAATTGAGGATACAGCCGTAAATGTTGAAGTCCTTCCTCAATATATTGCGGAATTTAACATGCTTTTGCAAAAATATAACTTAAAATGTGTTTACTACGCTCATATTGGAACTGGCGAATTGCATTTGCGTCCTGTTTTAAATATGCACACGCAAGAAGGCGTTGATTTGTTTTATAAAATTGCAAAAGAAACGGCTTTTTTGGTGAAAAAATATAAAGGTTCGTTGAGTGGTGAACATGGCGATGGAAGGCTGCGCGGGGAATTTATTCCAATAATGATTGGCGAAGAAAATTATAATTTGCTTAGAAATATCAAAAAAACGTGGGATGCAAACGGGATTTTTAATTATGGAAAAATTACAGACACGCCTTCTATAGTTTCTTCGCTGCGATATGAGCCAGACAAAGCCGTTGTAAATATTAAAACATTCTACGATTTTAGCAAAGACAATGGGTTTTTAAGAGCTATAGAAAAATGCAATGGCTCAGGCGATTGCAGAAAAACTCATCTTGCTGACGGCGGCATGTGCCCAAGCTATCAAGCTACTTTGGACGAAAAAAATACCACTCGTGCAAGGGCAAATGTATTGAGAGAATTAATAACAAATAGCAATAAAAAAAATCCACTAAATCAAAGGGAAATATATGATGTTTTAGACTTGTGCTTATGTTGCAAATTGTGTAAATCTGAGTGTCCGTCTTCAATTGATATGGCAAAATTAAAAACGGAATTTTTGCAACATTGGTATAAGAGCCACCCTGCGAGAATCCGCTCTATGGCTATTGCTTATATAAACACGCTGAATAAAATGGCAATGCCTTTCAGCAGGATTTATAATTATGCGGTAAAAAATCCAATGATTTCGAAAATTATTAAGAAAACTCTAAATTTTGCAACGGAAAGAAGTCTGCCAACGCTAAATAAAATAACACTTAGAAAGTGGGCTGGAAGAGAATTGCCTAAGCTAAATAGATTGTCTCCGGGACATAATGGGACAGTGAATTTTTTTATTGATGAGTTTACAAATACCAACGATGTTCATATTGGCATAAAAGCTATTAGTCTGCTTTGTATGCTAGGCTATCGAGTTGAAATTCCAAAGCATAAGCAAAGTGCAAGGACTTTTATTTCTAAAGGATTTCTAAAAAAAGCAAAAAAAATTATTGATAAAAATATTGAAATTTTATATCCTGTTGTTTCAAAAGAAATTCCGCTTGTGGGCTTGGAGCCGTCTGCGATACTTGGTTTTAGAGATGAATATCCTGAATTGTGCAGCGAAAGTTTAAGGGAAAAAGCAAAAACTCTTTCTGAAAATGCACTGTTGATTGATGAATTTCTTTTGCGTGAATTTGAAAAGGACAAAATAAAAAAATCATCGTTTACAGAAGAGAAAAAGGAAATTTTATTCCATGGACATTGTCAGCAAAAAGCGCTTATAGGCACAGATGTAACAAAAAAAATACTTAGTTTGCCAAGTTATTACAGCGTAAAGGAAATCTCTTCGGGCTGCTGCGGCATGGCAGGCTCGTTTGGATTTGAAAAAGAGCATTACGAAATCAGCATGAAAGTTGGAGAATTAGTTCTGTTCCCTGAAATTAGAAAAGCTAATAACTCCACAATAATTGTTGCTTCTGGCACTAGCTGCCGACACCAAATAAAAGATGGAACAGGCAAAATAGCCTTGCATCCCGTTGAGGTATTATTTGATGCAATAGTTTGA
- a CDS encoding MvaI/BcnI restriction endonuclease family protein yields MTNREFIIKQFKKVKKLGFVPSNRKNNTGIGKTFEDYVGVVENNIGDPDLAGYEIKSHRELAQSYITLFTKSPSFIKGANAYLKDKFGTPYEENPNLKRLHTSMFANKTNTYAGKYAFKLINDKAKKKIFIAVYSLKTKKLLDSSCGYFYDDIEKVLTKKLKNLFYVSAESKIDKKGQEYFNFNKADIYEKPSFRKFINLLDKGLIMYDIRIGSYQSGKNYGKAHDHGSGFRILEKNLCKLYSNHEKVE; encoded by the coding sequence ATGACGAATAGAGAATTTATTATTAAACAATTTAAAAAAGTAAAGAAACTTGGTTTTGTGCCAAGCAATCGGAAAAACAATACTGGAATCGGAAAAACTTTTGAAGATTATGTTGGAGTAGTTGAAAACAATATTGGTGATCCTGATTTAGCTGGTTATGAAATCAAATCACACAGAGAACTCGCCCAATCATACATTACTTTATTTACCAAAAGCCCTTCTTTTATTAAAGGAGCAAATGCCTATTTAAAAGATAAATTTGGCACACCTTATGAAGAAAATCCTAATTTAAAACGCTTGCATACAAGCATGTTTGCCAACAAAACCAATACTTATGCTGGAAAATATGCTTTTAAATTAATAAATGACAAGGCTAAAAAGAAAATCTTTATTGCCGTATATTCTTTAAAAACAAAAAAATTACTTGACTCTTCTTGTGGATATTTTTATGATGATATAGAAAAAGTGTTAACAAAGAAATTAAAAAATTTATTTTATGTCAGTGCTGAAAGTAAAATTGACAAAAAAGGACAAGAATATTTTAATTTCAATAAAGCCGATATATATGAAAAACCTTCTTTCCGAAAGTTTATTAACTTATTGGATAAGGGCTTAATAATGTATGATATTCGCATCGGTTCATACCAATCTGGTAAAAACTATGGTAAAGCACACGATCATGGTAGCGGTTTTAGAATCTTAGAAAAAAACTTATGCAAATTGTATAGTAACCATGAAAAAGTAGAATAG
- a CDS encoding site-specific DNA-methyltransferase, with amino-acid sequence MFERKIDNYWSFKTANTKEFTHCYHAYPAMMIPQVARTLIEKFAPKGRMELLFDPYMGSGTSLVEALIKGINSVGTDINPLAKLISLAKITHFNTDQIEKRCAEMQLIAFKYNPKNVINTDFSHISNYSYWYSEDVLLKLSFLSQIIEDIEIENQLFFKIALSEVVREVSFTRNGEFKRFRMAEDKIKNFKPDVFRLFEEKIARNLKGLKEYNQVNTQAVAKVFSFNTVEGIPCDVLPKNAVDMIVTSPPYGDSHTTVAYGQFSRWANEWFNLIDGENIDNLLMGGKRQSTANFETESIKDELQQIKEVDNKRYTEVISFLNDYHNSIKNISPIIRQGGRICYVVGNRNVKGVQIPLDYFTAEMFEKYGFKHEITIVREIPNKRMPLKTSPTNKPGLKVSTMSNEYIVIMTKK; translated from the coding sequence ATGTTTGAACGAAAAATAGATAATTATTGGAGTTTTAAAACTGCTAACACAAAGGAATTTACACATTGTTACCATGCTTATCCAGCAATGATGATTCCACAGGTTGCTCGCACTTTGATTGAAAAATTTGCCCCAAAAGGCAGAATGGAGCTTCTTTTTGACCCATATATGGGAAGTGGAACTTCGCTTGTAGAGGCTTTAATTAAAGGAATAAATAGCGTGGGAACGGATATAAATCCTTTGGCAAAATTAATTTCTCTAGCAAAAATTACGCATTTCAATACTGATCAAATAGAAAAACGTTGTGCTGAAATGCAGTTAATAGCTTTTAAATACAATCCAAAAAATGTTATAAACACTGATTTCTCACATATTTCCAATTACTCATATTGGTATTCAGAAGATGTTTTGCTAAAATTATCATTCCTTTCTCAAATTATTGAAGACATTGAGATTGAAAACCAACTTTTTTTTAAAATTGCATTATCGGAAGTTGTTCGTGAAGTATCATTTACCCGTAATGGTGAATTTAAGCGTTTCAGGATGGCGGAAGATAAAATAAAAAACTTTAAGCCCGATGTTTTCCGATTGTTTGAAGAAAAAATTGCAAGAAATTTAAAAGGATTAAAAGAATATAATCAGGTTAATACTCAAGCGGTTGCTAAGGTATTTAGCTTTAATACAGTTGAGGGTATTCCTTGTGATGTTTTGCCTAAAAACGCAGTTGATATGATTGTTACTTCGCCCCCATATGGGGATAGTCATACTACTGTTGCTTATGGACAATTCTCGCGTTGGGCTAATGAATGGTTTAATCTTATAGATGGCGAAAATATTGACAACTTACTGATGGGTGGCAAACGTCAATCAACTGCAAATTTTGAAACTGAAAGCATAAAAGATGAATTACAGCAAATAAAAGAAGTTGATAATAAACGTTATACTGAGGTTATTTCTTTCTTGAACGATTATCATAACTCTATTAAAAATATATCTCCTATAATTCGTCAAGGTGGGCGTATTTGCTATGTTGTAGGTAACAGAAATGTTAAAGGCGTGCAAATACCGTTAGATTACTTTACTGCTGAAATGTTTGAAAAATATGGATTTAAACATGAAATAACCATTGTCCGTGAGATTCCAAACAAGCGAATGCCGTTAAAAACAAGCCCAACGAACAAGCCAGGTCTTAAAGTTTCAACCATGAGTAATGAATATATTGTGATAATGACAAAAAAATGA